A DNA window from Daucus carota subsp. sativus chromosome 3, DH1 v3.0, whole genome shotgun sequence contains the following coding sequences:
- the LOC108214449 gene encoding uncharacterized protein LOC108214449 codes for MDACFLSSSSLTKTLQPIPSIKAKVLGLPRKNLHQLPCRKVNFPSSRICCQLGSPSPSSGDEEKPFVDADWRSFRARLIAGEQSLRQEQDASSATDPDTVTNQPQTISIGDKWAHTILEPEKGCLLIATEKLNGVHIFERTVVLLLSTGPVGPTGIILNRPSLMSIKEMRSTALDVAGTFSDRPLFFGGPLEEGLFLVSPNGVPGSDGVGNSGVFDEVMKGLYYGTKESVGCAAEMVKRNVVGVDNFRFFDGYCGWEKEQLRDEIAAGYWTVAACSPGVIGLSSVGSVGLWEEILGLMGHKKVL; via the exons ATGGATGCTTGCTTTTTGTCTTCGAGTTCCTTGACAAAAACACTGCAACCTATACCTTCCATCAAGGCAAAAGTTCTTGGGCTTCCAAGGAAAAATCTTCATCAACTGCCCTGTAGAAAAGTCAACTTTCCCTCTTCAAGAATAT GTTGCCAATTGGGTTCACCATCTCCTTCGTCAGGAGATGAGGAAAAACCTTTTGTTGATGCTGATTGGCGATCATTTAGAGCAAGGCTAATTGCTGGAGAACAATCTTTAAGACAGGAACAAGATGCTTCCTCAGCAACTGATCCTGATACTGTGACAAATCAGCCTCAAACCATCTCAATCGGTGACAAGTGGGCACATACCATCCTTGAGCCTGAGAAAGGTTGCTTACTCATTGCCACAGAAAAGCTCAACGGGGTGCACATTTTCGAGCGGACAGTGGTCCTACTATTATCAACTGGTCCAGTTGGTCCAACTGGCATAATACTCAACCGGCCATCGCTAATGTCCATTAAGGAAATGAGATCAACAGCACTAGACGTTGCAGGAACATTCTCCGATAGGCCGTTGTTCTTTGGAGGTCCCTTAGAAGAGGGATTGTTCTTGGTAAGTCCCAACGGAGTGCCAGGCAGTGATGGGGTTGGTAATAGCGGGGTTTTTGATGAGGTAATGAAGGGGTTATACTATGGAACTAAAGAGAGTGTGGGTTGTGCTGCTGAAATGGTGAAGAGAAATGTGGTTGGAGTTGACAACTTTAGGTTCTTCGATGGATACTGTGGGTGGGAAAAAGAACAACTGAGAGATGAGATAGCAGCAGGTTACTGGACCGTTGCTGCTTGTAGTCCAGGCGTGATTGGGCTGAGCAGTGTAGGCAGTGTTGGTCTGTGGGAGGAGATTCTTGGGCTTATGGGTCATAAGAAGGTGCTGTGA
- the LOC108214447 gene encoding pentatricopeptide repeat-containing protein At3g29230, which produces MQASIPVRAPTFVSQRRLFEQKLSELHKCNNLNQLKQLHALIYRSYLHQDPFISTKLLTSYSNCRQMVSAISVFNQVQTPNVHLYNTMIRAHVHNSQPLQAFDVFYRMQCDGVWPDNFTYPFLLKAFSGQSYVSVVRMVHAHVEKFGFYSDIFVPNALLDSYSRCGVVGVHAARKLFGAMEVRDTVSWNTMIGGLVKSGEVIEGRKVFDEMPERDSVSWNTMIDGYVKGGEMNAAFELFERMPERNVVSWSTMISGYSKAGDMETARMLFDKMPVKNLVSWTIIISGYAEKGCVKEAIELYDRMEEALLRPDDGTIISVLAACAESGLLGLGERVHETIERSRYKCSVHVCNALVDMYAKCGSLNRALSVFNGMRTRDLVSWNAIIHGLAMHGNGSGALQLFMRMKQEGFVPDKVTLVSVLCACTHGGFVDDGIQYFYNMERDYGVTPEIEHYGCIIDLLGRGGRLNEAFQLVHDMPIKPNNVIWGALLGACRMHNAVELAEEVLNQLVKLEPNDAGNLSMLSNIYAAAGNWDKVSDARLKMKNTGSQKLSGASLIELDNEVHEFTVVDKSHPKSVRIYQMINGLSQHLKKDGYIANEILKENYSGSLGSSL; this is translated from the coding sequence ATGCAAGCCTCAATCCCAGTTCGTGCTCCAACGTTTGTCTCTCAACGACGCTTGTTCGAGCAAAAACTATCCGAACTCCACAAATGCAACAACCTTAACCAACTCAAACAACTTCACGCACTCATTTACAGATCTTATCTTCATCAAGACCCATTTATATCCACTAAACTCCTCACTTCTTATTCTAACTGTCGTCAAATGGTGTCTGCTATCTCTGTATTTAACCAAGTTCAAACACCTAATGTGCATTTGTATAATACTATGATCAGAGCTCATGTTCATAACTCTCAGCCTTTACaggcttttgatgttttttatCGTATGCAATGTGATGGTGTTTGGCCTGATAATTTCACTTACCCTTTTCTCTTAAAGGCTTTTTCTGGGCAGTCTTATGTGTCTGTTGTGAGGATGGTGCATGCCCATGTGGAGAAGTTTGGGTTTTATTCTGATATTTTTGTGCCTAATGCTTTGTTGGATAGTTATTCGAGGTGCGGTGTGGTGGGTGTTCATGCGGCGAGGAAGCTGTTTGGGGCTATGGAGGTGAGGGATACTGTGAGTTGGAATACTATGATTGGGGGGTTGGTGAAATCGGGTGAGGTGATTGAGGGGcggaaggtgtttgatgaaatgcccgAGAGAGATAGTGTGAGTTGGAATACGATGATTGATGGGTATGTCAAGGGTGGGGAAATGAATGCGGCTTTTGAATTGTTTGAGAGGATGCCGGAGAGGAATGTGGTTTCTTGGTCCACGATGATTTCGGGGTATAGTAAGGCGGGGGATATGGAGACAGCGAGAATGCTGTTTGATAAGATGCCGGTGAAGAATTTGGTTTCGTGGACGATAATTATATCTGGGTATGCGGAGAAGGGGTGTGTGAAGGAGGCGATTGAGTTGTATGATCGAATGGAAGAGGCTTTATTGAGGCCTGATGATGGGACTATTATTAGTGTTTTAGCTGCTTGCGCTGAATCAGGGTTGCTTGGATTAGGTGAAAGAGTTCATGAAACTATTGAGAGGAGTAGATACAAGTGTAGTGTGCATGTTTGCAATGCTTTAGTTGATATGTATGCGAAATGTGGTAGCTTAAATCGGGCGTTGAGTGTTTTTAATGGAATGAGGACTAGAGATTTAGTTTCTTGGAATGCCATAATCCATGGATTAGCCATGCATGGAAATGGAAGTGGAGCTCTTCAACTATTCATGAGAATGAAACAAGAGGGTTTTGTGCCTGATAAAGTAACGTTAGTTAGCGTCTTGTGCGCTTGTACACATGGAGGTTTCGTTGATGATGGAATTCAATATTTTTACAACATGGAAAGAGATTACGGGGTCACCCCTGAAATTGAACATTATGGTTGCATCATTGATCTTTTAGGACGTGGGGGGCGGCTTAATGAAGCATTTCAACTTGTCCACGATATGCCAATTAAACCAAATAATGTTATATGGGGGGCACTGTTAGGGGCCTGCCGAATGCATAATGCTGTGGAACTTGCAGAGGAAGTGCTTAATCAACTAGTTAAGCTAGAGCCAAATGATGCAGGGAATCTTTCTATGCTATCAAATATATATGCTGCAGCCGGGAATTGGGATAAGGTTTCTGATGCCAGGTTGAAGATGAAGAACACTGGTAGTCAAAAGCTCTCAGGTGCTAGTTTGATTGAGTTGGACAATGAGGTCCATGAATTTACTGTAGTCGACAAATCACACCCTAAATCAGTGAGGATATATCAGATGATTAATGGACTGAGTCAACATCTTAAAAAAGACGGTTATATAGCAAATGAAATTCTTAAAGAGAATTATAGTGGCAGTTTGGGTAGCTCACTCTGA